A genomic region of Papaver somniferum cultivar HN1 chromosome 7, ASM357369v1, whole genome shotgun sequence contains the following coding sequences:
- the LOC113295565 gene encoding uncharacterized protein LOC113295565 produces the protein MATLSETRLQQMTMLKQKSWNNWLVEGSSNSSFFHNSIRIRKSSNTISELVDSNGTCITYYEQLRDHVVQYYEDKFNGQELDNEGDLFDFEHDSVSVEESNAMDKIPTPEEIKQAVFDLGSDSAPGPDGFSGCFYRHCWDIIQEDLIKAILHCWNSGHIPNGVNSSLIIFLAKVRGANTLRNFRTIGLSNFFFKIFTKILATRLGSVLDNLVSEEQVAFMKGRNIHENISLASEMVNELHFKRKDGNIGIKLDISQSFDTTFLAEILRKIRDKKMTPMVTRGGVSPTYLFFADDIMIFCKGNSKSLHNLVDLLGKYQRASGQTVCHQKSKIYYGGGSSSWCTYLANYLGMSVATFPDRYLGVQIMPGTVRYRHICNVVEKIKNKLAGWKGRLLYFHDRIVLVKTVISSYSIHNMAIYNWPRKFILQCERAIQNFIWSSDSNVSRAVVVAYDKICCPYEEGGLGINRMATMNKALLMKLWWKIRISKKKWDFYLKAKFFYRNGSIKNSGVKSTILPGVRSVYNLVEKNTKVLIGDGRDTSLYYDIWYANISISEALNDYTLDNTVRVSDVLTDGQWDIPYIHLQRMVAAGLEMHTMPMPIGGADTRVWMPELTGEFSVKSATSLVRHKYPNLKGEKLLWRKEVHLVLTAQNWKFLRGAYATYDLIKSRFKKFLANKCCICGIEEETLFHVMYDYSFAARAWNWLADFFNLHPNANLVISFKASKGRSPMVRDLWLVANLVLRSVKWQQPVECFWHPPDANELQLCCDGVARGNPGIAGAGVVARDAQCSVLGAMSIGLGVTTNYLAELYGIIVGLEWAMQWDFDRICVRSDSMGVVEAIKNNSIPWFAKNRWTVIFRHYTSIRNVMDVEHLLNNPNENDAVMESPTDEEIIESVMNNENDPEPDDSSVVPNVSSKDAFQAMVT, from the exons ATGGCTACCTTAAGTGAGACTCGCTTACAACAGATGACAATGCTCAAACAAAAATCTTGGAATAATTGGTTGGTGGAGGGTTCAAGTAACTCCAGTTTTTTTCATAATAGTATTAGAATTAGGAAAAGCTCTAATACAATTTCGGAACTAGTTGACTCGAATGGGACTTGTATTACATATTATGAACAACTGCGTGATCATGTTGTTCAGTACTACGAGGACAAGTTCAATGGGCAAGAGCTGGATAATGAAGGTGATTTATTCGATTTTGAGCATGATTCCGTATCTGTTGAAGAGAGCAACGCTATGGACAAGATACCTACTCCGGAAGAAATTAAGCAAGCTGTTTTTGATTTGGGATCGGATAGTGCGCCAGGGCCGGATGGAttctctggttgtttctatcGTCATTGCTGGGATATTATTCAAGAAGATTTAATCAAGGCCATTCTTCATTGTTGGAATTCTGGTCATATTCCAAATGGTGTTAATTCTTCTTTAATCATTTTTCTTGCTAAGGTAAGGGGTGCTAATACTCTTCGCAATTTCAGAACAATAGGTCTTagtaatttcttcttcaaaatattTACTAAGATCTTAGCTACTAGACTTGGTAGTGTTTTAGATAATCTTGTGTCTGAAGAGCAGGTTGCCTTTATGAAagggagaaatattcatgaaaatattagttTGGCGTCGGAGATGGTAAACGAGCTTCATTTTAAGCGCAAGGATGGCAACATTGGTATTAAGCTAGATATATCTCAATCTTTTGACACG ACGTTCTTAGcagaaatattacgaaaaatTCGTGATAAAAAGATGACTCCTATGGTTACAAGAGGTGGTGTTTCTCCAACctatcttttctttgctgatgacattatgatatTTTGTAAAGGTAATTCAAAAAGTCTTCATAATCTTGTGGATTTATTGGGTAAATACCAGCGCGCTTCAGGTCAGACTGTTTGTCATCAAAAGAGtaagatttattatggtggtggttcttcgAGTTGGTGTACATATCTTGCAAATTATTTGGGGATGAGCGTAGCCACTTTTCCAGATCGCTACTTGGGTGTTCAAATTATGCCAGGTACTGTTCGTTACCGTCATATTTGCAATGTCGTTGAAAAGATTAAAAATAAGCTTGCTGGTTGGAAAGGGAGATTATTATATTTTCATGATCGCATTGTTCTTGTTAAAACTGTTATTTCCagttattccattcataatatgGCAATTTATAATTGGCCTCGCAAGTTCATTCTTCAATGTGAGAGGGCAATTCAGAATTTCATTTGGTCTAGTGATTCGAATGTTAGTCGAGCTGTGGTGGTGGCTTATGATAAAATCTGTTGCCCTTATGAGGAGGGGGGTCTCGGAATAAATCGTATGGCTACTATGAACAAGGCACTTCTTATGAAGCTTTGGTGGAAGATTCGTATTTCTAAGAAGAAATGGGATTTTTATCTGAAGGCTAAGTTTTTTTATCGTAATGGGAGCATTAAGAATTCGGGTGTTAAATCTACCATTTTGCCTGGCGTGAGGAGTGTGTATAATCTGGTGGAGAAAAATACTAAGGTTTTGATTGGAGATGGTAGGGATACTTCTCTTTATTATGACATTTGGTATGCTAATATTAGTATTTCAGAGGCTCTAAATGATTACACACTAGATAACACAGTGCGTGTTAGTGATGTATTGACTGATGGCCAGTGGGATATACCTTATATTCATTTGCAACGCATGGTGGCTGCTGGTCTGGAGATGCATACGATGCCAATGCCAATTGGAGGAGCAGATACTAGAGTCTGGATGCCGGAGTTGACAGGTGAGTTCAGTGTAAAATCTGCTACTTCCCTTGTTCGACATAAATATCCCAATCTGAAGGGTGAGAAGCTACTTTGGAGAAAAGAAGTTCATCTAGTCCTTACGGCTCAGAACTGGAAATTCTTACGTGGTGCTTATGCTACATATGATCTTATCAAGAGCAGGTTCAAAAAATTTCTTGCTAATAAGTGTTGCATATGTGGTATTGAAGAAGAGACGCTTTTTCATGTGATGTATGATTACAGCTTTGCTGCAAGAGCCTGGAATTGGCTTGCTGATTTTTTTAACTTACATCCTAATGCTAaccttgttatttcttttaaggCATCCAAAGGCAGAAGCCCAATGGTGCGTGATCTTTGGCTTGTCGCCAATCTGGTGCTAAG GAGTGTTAAGTGGCAGCAACCTGTGGAGTGTTTTTGGCATCCGCCTGATGCTAATGAACTTCAGttatgttgtgatggtgttgCGAGAGGTAATCCAGGAATTGCTGGTGCTGGAGTAGTGGCTAGAGATGCGCAATGTTCAGTTCTtggtgctatgagtattggtcTTGGTGTTACGACGAATTACTTAGCAGAATTGTATGgcattattgttggtttggagtgggctatgcAATGGGATTTTGATCGTATTTGTGTGCGTTCAGATTCTATGGGAGTGGTGGAAGCTATCAAAAATAATTCAATTCCTTGGTTTGCAAAGAATAGATGGACGGTGATTTTTAGACATTATACGTCTATAAG